The Etheostoma spectabile isolate EspeVRDwgs_2016 chromosome 23, UIUC_Espe_1.0, whole genome shotgun sequence genome includes a window with the following:
- the LOC116673242 gene encoding G-protein coupled receptor 22 — translation MHTSPVLISAATMSNMTVLDTADPYDLDMTSDGTIYPIGFQVSLTGFLLLEIVLGLSSNLTVLVLYCMKQNLISSVSNIITMNLHVVDVLVCVCCIPLTAVVVLLPLEADTARMCCFHEACVSFASVATAANVLAITVDRYDISVRPANRVLTMGRAVALLGSIWALSFFSFLVPFMEVGFFINSGSDHVNQTSVLTVVHTNEYYTELGLYYHLLAQIPIFFFTAVVMLVTYYKILQALNIRIGTRFQHNLPKKKQKRKNTISLSTATQAESTDASQSSTGVRAGGNAPLGMRASVSVIIALRRAVKRHRERRERQKRVFRMSLLIISTFLLCWTPITVLNTIILSTGPSDLTVRLRLGFLVMAYGTTIFHPLLYAFTRQKFQKVLKSKMKKRVVSVVEADPTPNNVVIHNSWIDPRRNKKVTFEDTEAREKCLCSQDAE, via the exons ATGCACACATCTCCAGTGCTGATCTCTGCAGCCACCATGAGCAACATGACGGTGCTCGACACAGCTGACCCCTATGACCTGGACATGACCTCAGACGGGACTATCTACCCCATCGGTTTCCAG GTTTCTCTGACAGGCTTCCTGCTGTTGGAGATAGTTTTAGGCTTGAGCTCCAACCTCACTGTGCTCGTCCTTTACTGTATGAAACAGAACCTCATCAGCTCTGTCTCCAACATCATCACCATGAACCTGCATGTGGTGGATGTGTTG GTGTGTGTATGCTGCATCCCGCTGACAGCAGTGGTGGTGTTACTTCCTTTGGAAGCTGACACTGCTAGGATGTGCTGTTTCCATGAGGCCTGCGTCTCCTTTGCAAGCGTGGCTACTGCTGCTAACGTCCTGGCCATCACTGTAGACCGGTATGACATCTCAGTGCGGCCGGCAAACCGTGTTCTCACCATGGGCCGAGCTGTAGCTCTACTGGGATCCATCTGGGCTCTATCCTTTTTCAGTTTCCTGGTTCCCTTCATGGAAGTAGGCTTCTTCATCAACTCTGGTTCAGACCATGTGAACCAGACTTCAGTGCTCACAGTGGTTCATACAAATGAGTATTACACAGAACTTGGTTTGTACTACCACCTGCTAGCACAAATCCCTATATTCTTTTTTACAGCTGTGGTAATGCTAGTGACGTACTACAAGATCCTTCAGGCACTTAATATTCGCATTGGCACACGCTTTCAGCACAACCTaccaaaaaagaagcaaaagcGCAAAAACACTATCTCTTTGAGCACTGCGACGCAAGCGGAGTCGACTGACGCTTCACAGAGCAGCACAGGAGTTAGGGCAGGTGGGAATGCACCCTTGGGCATGCGGGCATCAGTGTCAGTCATTATTGCTCTAAGACGAGCAGTAAAGCGTCACCGGGAGAGACGGGAGAGGCAGAAACGAGTCTTCAGGATGTCTCTTCTTATCATCTCCACATTCTTACTTTGCTGGACTCCAATAACTGTGCTCAACACCATTATCCTCAGCACCGGGCCCAGTGATTTAACTGTTCGCCTCCGCTTGGGCTTCCTGGTGATGGCCTATGGAACCACTATCTTTCACCCACTCCTCTACGCCTTCACTCGGCAGAAGTTCCAAAAGGTTTTGAAAagcaagatgaagaagagggtagTGTCTGTAGTAGAAGCTGACCCTACACCAAACAATGTGGTCATCCATAACTCGTGGATAGACCCCAGGAGAAACAAGAAGGTCACTTTCGAGGACACGGAAGCCAGAGAAAAATGCCTGTGCTCGCAGGACGCCGAGTAG
- the LOC116673241 gene encoding E3 ubiquitin-protein ligase TRIM21, with amino-acid sequence MSAVCNFLSEEHFLCSICLDVFTDPVTIPCGHNFCKNCITEHWKINVQSQCPMCKDLFDRRPLLRVNTFISEMADHFRMSNIKKVSSCSVLCDVCPEPKLKALKSCLVCLASYCETHLELHHQITGLKRHKLIDPVEDLENRMCKRHDRPLELFCTTDQVCVCQFCTESDHRRHSIVHLMEEYKHKKVKLGKTQAEIQQMIQERRLKVQQMKDSLKLSKDDADRETAASVQVFTALIHSVERGLAHLMDAIEEKQKKAEKQAEGFIKELEWEISELMKRSTEVENLSRTDDHLRFLQSLPSLIPAPPTKNWTDVRFQSSFMGTVGRAVAQLEETLRKEMKELCADVELKRVKQYAVDVTLDPDTASPYLILSEGGKQVKCSDTQNDVPDNPLRFSICNGVLGKQSFSSGRFYYEVEVGGKTEWDLGVAIESVIRKGKVRLSPKNGFWSIWLRNVDEYKALAGPGVLLLLKRKPQKVGVFVDYEEGLVSFYDVDAAALIYSFTGCSFTEKIYPYFSPCSSGGGTNAAPMILLPPFQTN; translated from the coding sequence ATGTCTGCTGTCTGCAATTTCCTTTCTGAAGAGCACTTTCTGTGTTCCATCTGTCTGGATGTGTTCACTGATCCAGTCACCATACCGTGTGGACACAACTTCTGCAAGAACTGCATCACAGAACACTGGAAGATTAATGTCCAAAGCCAGTGTCCCATGTGTAAAGATCTTTTTGACAGAAGGCCTTTGTTGCGGGTCAATACATTCATATCTGAGATGGCTGATCATTTCAGGATGTCCAACATAAAGAAAGTCAGCAGCTGCTCAGTGCTCTGTGATGTCTGCCCTGAACCCAAACTGAAGGCTCTGaagtcctgcctggtgtgtttggCCTCCTACTGTGAAACTCACCTGGAGCTTCATCACCAAATCACAGGCCTGAAAAGACATAAGCTGATCGACCCTGTGGAGGACCTGGAAAACAGAATGTGTAAGAGGCATGATAGACCTCTGGAGCTGTTCTGCACGACAGAtcaggtgtgtgtatgtcagtTCTGCACTGAATCAGACCACAGGAGACATTCCATTGTTCATCTGATGGAAGAATATAAACACAAGAAGGTTAAACTGGGGAAGACGCAGGCTGAAATTCAACAGATGATACAGGAGAGGCGACTGAAGGTTCAGCAGATGAAAGATTCACTGAAGCTCAGCAAGGAtgatgcagacagagagacagcagcCAGTGTTCAGGTCTTCACTGCTCTGATCCATTCTGTTGAGAGAGGCCTGGCTCATCTTATGGATGCAAttgaagagaagcagaaaaaagcagagaaacagGCTGAAGGTTTCATCAAAGAGCTTGAATGGGAAATCTCCGAGCTGATGAAGAGAAGCACAGAGGTGGAGAATCTCTCACGCACTGACGACCACCTCCGTTTTCTTCAAAGCCTCCCATCCTTAATCCCTGCTCCACCCACCAAAAACTGGACGGACGTCCGATTTCAGTCTTCATTCATGGGCACTGTGGGAAGAGCTGTGGCTCAGCTGGAGGAGACACTCCGTAAAGAGATGAAGGAGCTGTGTGCTGATGTTGAGCTGAAGAGGGTTAAGCAGTATGCAGTAGATGTTACTCTTGATCCTGACACTGCTAGTCCCTATCTCATCCTGTCGGAGGGTGGGAAACAAGTAAAGTGTAGTGATACACAAAATGATGTCCCAGACAACCCTTTGAGATTCTCCATCTGTAACGGTGTTTTAGGAAAGCAGAGTTTCTCTTCAGGTAGATTTTACTACGAAGTTGAGGTTGGAGGCAAAACTGAATGGGACCTAGGGGTGGCCATTGAATCGGTCATCAGAAAGGGAAAGGTACGATTGTCCCCTAAGAATGGCTTTTGGAGTATATGGTTGAGAAATGTAGATGAGTATAAAGCTCTTGCAGGCCCTGGTGTCCTTCTCTTACTGAAGAGGAAGcctcagaaggtgggggtgtttgtggatTATGAGGAAGGTCTGGTCTCATTTTATGACGTAGATGCTGCAGCTCTGATCTACTCCTTTActggctgctccttcactgagaaaATCTACCCATACTTCAGTCCTTGTAGTAGTGGCGGTGGCACAAACGCTGCCCCCATGATCCTGCTCCCTCCATTTCAAACAAATTAG
- the LOC116673243 gene encoding deoxyhypusine synthase — protein sequence MAHHNHPIVGDLRKTAPIPKDTLKVRGYDFNQGVDYRTLLKAYLTTGLQATTVGLAIQKVNAMIERRQQPLEGGVDEDPSTCPCLKSCTIFLSYTSNLISSGLRETIRYLAEHKMVDVLVTTAGGIEEDLMKCFSPAYIGDFTMSGKDLYEKGHNRAGNTLIPQENYVNFHKWMPAILKQMLLEQNTQGICWTPSKMIHRLGREINNPESVYYWAYKNNIPVFCPALTDGAIGDELFVFSAENPGLRLDIVEDISKLNSLAIAANSTGMIILGGGVAKHQVCNANFWRNGADYAVYVNTAQEFDGSDSGGSPEEAVSWGKISVDAKPVKVCADASIIFPLLVAETFAVHAKKMTTGKENK from the exons ATGGCACATCATAACCACCCAATAGTTGGAGATCTCAGGAAAACCGCCCCGATACCAAAGGACACACTAAAGGTCCGGGGCTACGACTTCAACCAGGGAGTGGACTACCGCACCCTGCTGAAGGCTTACCTTACCACAGGCCTGCAGGCCACTACAGTTGGATTGGCTATCCAAAAGGTCAACGCAATG ATCGAGAGGCGTCAGCAACCACTGGAGGGAGGTGTTGATGAAGACCCATCAACCTGCCCCTGCCTGAAGAGCTGCACCATCTTCCTCAGTTACACCTCCAACCTCATCAGCAGCGGACTCAGGGAGACTATCCGCTACCTCGCAGAACACAAAATG GTGGATGTCTTAGTGACCACAGCTGGAGGTATAGAGGAGGATCTGATGAAGTGTTTCAGCCCGGCTTACATTGGAGACTTTACTATGTCTGGCAAGGATCTGTATGAAAAGGGCCATAACAG GGCTGGAAACACTCTGATCCCGCAAGAAAACTATGTTAACTTTCACAAATGGATGCCTGCGATCTTGAAGCAGATGCTGCTGGAGCAGAACACTCAG GGCATTTGCTGGACTCCATCTAAGATGATCCATCGGCTGGGCAGGGAGATCAACAACCCTGAATCTGTCTACTACTGGGCCTACAAG AATAACATCCCGGTGTTCTGCCCTGCCCTAACAGACGGCGCTATAGGAGACGAGCTCTTTGTCTTCTCAGCTGAAAACCCGGGCTTGAGACTGGACATAGTTGAAG ATATTTCAAAGTTGAACAGCCTCGCAATTGCTGCCAACAGCACAGGGATGATCATCCTGGGAGGAGGTGTAGCCAAACACCAAGTATGCAATGCCAATTTCTGG AGGAATGGAGCCGACTATGCAGTGTACGTGAACACGGCTCAGGAGTTTGATGGTTCCGACTCAGGGGGCAGTCCTGAGGAGGCCGTGTCCTGGGGCAAGATCAGTGTAGATGCTAAACCTGTGAAG GTGTGTGCAGATGCTTCCATCATTTTCCCCCTACTGGTGGCGGAGACCTTTGCAGTCCATGCTAAAAAGATGACAACtggcaaagaaaacaaatga